The genomic segment GGATAAAATTCTTGAAGCAGTGAGGTTTCACCATGCCGGTGACAAGGAGTTGAAGCAGTACACGGGCAATAAAATCCTGAGTATTCTGCGACAGGCTGATTACGCTGCCAGGGAAAGTGAGTTAAAAGCATACAACCTGAATAACAGGGCATCAAATGAGGATATTATTCAAAATATCTTTGATGTAAAATCTTCAGAAAATCTCTCTGATAATCTGAATTCAAAAGTTGAAAAATCAGAATCACCTGATGAAAACCGAAATAATAACCAGGTAACAGAAGACATGTTTCTGAAAGCATTAGCCAATGAAATATCTGATAATGGCTTTGATGCGTTTTGGTTTAATAACTGCGCTTACTTTTCAGTAAAGGTGCTGCAAAAGGCATTGAATCAACTCAGGCAATCCCTTGACCAGCCTACATTTCATAATGCAGAAGATGTTCGGACTTTTATTGATTCCAGGTTCACAAAAATGAAAAAAGGCCGGTTCAGGCTGAGATTTATGGATAAGCCCAGGAAATACAGACCCATAAAACTGTATCTCTATGTAACTGATGCCATGCCTTCTGATGCAATAGAAACAAAGAAAACAGATATTCCCCATGATTCAAAAGGAAGATGGCTGAAATCACTTAAACCTATTAATAACAAAACTGAAACTGTTTAATGCGGGATTTTGAAAATGGACTATAAGAAAACTGTTCAGATAATTGACCGGCACCCTCTTTTCAGGGCCGGATTAAAAGGTGTAATTGAAAGCGAGAATGAATACCGAATTGTCAATGAATCATCTACTGCACGTCAGGCCCTTAATATGGCTGACCAGCTCCACCCGGATATTATTATCCTTGATCTGATACTACCTGACATGGACGGGATAAAACTGACAACTGAACTGACAGATGTATCTGAGTCATCCCAGATAATGGTCGTCAGTATCCATTCCAAAATAAATTATGTGGTCAAATCAATACAGGCCGGAGCCAAAGGTTATATATTGAAGGAATCAGGAACAGACTGCCTTATGGATTGCCTCCGGCGAATTTCAACCGGAAAGCAGTTCATTGATCCATCCCTGTCAGAAAGTCTTTGCGAACTGTTCAGGTTTATAAATTCCCCCCTGGTTGATAATACTCAGACTCAACTGACGGGAAGAGAACAGGAGATTCTGCATCTTGTTGCAGAAAATTTTACATCAAAGGACATTGGGAAAAAACTGTGCATAAGTTCCAAAACAGTTGAAACGCACAGGTATAACCTCATGAAAAAGCTGGGCCTGAAAAACAAGGTGGAACTTATTCAATATGCAATCAATATGGGTATTGTTGATATGGATGTATGGAAACAGGGATGCAGAACAGGATGATTAATTATGGATTTGAAGAAAATAATACCGGTTCTTATTCTGGCAGGTGTTTCAATTTTACCTCAACATTGCAGCGCCTTCAGGTTTGATAAGTTTGAATCCGGGATGAGTCTAACAGAAGTTATTGAGCTTGCCCAGAAGGAAAATATAGTTCTGTATAAAAGCAGTGCTGCATTAACCCAGAAAGGTATTGACCCCATTGCAAGAATGTTTGTTAACCGGGAGGTAAATCCAAAGTTTCTGGAAGATGTGGACAGGGTTTCATACGGAATAAATCTGCTGAAAAAATGGGCAGGCGTTACAATGTTATTTACGCCGACCAGCAAAAGACTGGCATCAATAATTATACAATGGACTGAATACACTGCTGACGGGTTGAAACAAAGGCAGTTTGATCCTGAGTTCACAGCCGATGTCAGACTCTCGCTTGAGAAGAAATACGGAGAGGCCGTTGAAAATAAAAAACAGGATGATGAAAGCACCCTGTTTAAAACATATTCATGTTACTGGAAAATCGGCGGCGCAGACACAATATCAATGACAGTTGATTTCAAATCACTTCGCCTTGTTTACAATAACCGGACAATCACAAAACTGGCAGACAAAGAATCAGCAATCATAGAAAAAGAGGCCGCAGTTAAGGAAAAAATCAGGGAGGCTGAGGATAAGGAGAAGTTTTAGTCTTTCTCACTTTGAACTGATCATTAATTTTCACAGGAGAATATATAAAAATGAGCAAAACAATACAAACCGGAAACATCAAAGATATTCTTGAAAACATCATTCCCATTTCAGAAGCGCCGGGAAAAATTTCAATAGCTGAAAAAACACTCCGCAACTGGAGGTCTCAGGGTATCTATCCTCAATTGTTTATTAAATTGGGTGGGAAGGTTTTTGTCGATCTGGGCGAACTGGCAAAAATTGTGACACTTCAGAAAGAGGAAGCTGTTGAAAAGATGAAACGACTTGGGCTTGAATACTGAACTAAAATCGAAAAGACAGATGCCACTGGTATTACCGGTGGCAATAAATTACTCCATAAACAACTACCAATCGTTATTATTTCTTATCAATTCATAGATAGTCATCTTGTTTCTAAAATTTTTAAAAAATTAGCTGAATAAAATTGGGTTTACTCTTAAAATAGATGGGAAAAATTTATAAAATGTCTTAAAAAATGATCAATGTTACTCAAATGAGTTTGTTACATTCTGGTTACACGGATATAAAAAGGCTTAGAGAGAATCTCTCTAAGCCTTTGAATTTTATGGTGCCCCCGGCAGGAATCGGACCTGCGGCGCATGGATTAGGAATCCATTGCTCTATCCACTGAGCTACGGGGGCTGAAATTATTCAACATGGAGCTGCTGGCCTGGGAATATTTTACTGTGCTGGTTCAGACGGTTGACTTTGAGAAGACGTTCTAATGACATATTATGACGTTTTGCAATTTCAATAGGTACATCACCATTTTTTACTTTATAGGTTCGTAAATATTTTTTTGATGATTTTATTCCTTTGCCTGGAATTTTTAATACCTGTCCAATACTTAGTTTGTTATTGGGCAATTTATTGAATTTATGAATTATCTTAGTTGTTGTACCATATTTTTGTGCAATATTCCACAGAGAATCACCATTTTTAACAATATGGGTTGAAGTAGTATATCGGTGATTTGATTTTTTTGATCCTGTATAATTTGCTTTTCCTGTCTGGGGTATTTTAAGTATATTACCTGCTACAATATAATGGCGTTTGTGCATTTTATTGGAACTTAAAATTGTTTTAACGCTTGTGTTATAGCGTTTTGCAATTTTAGATAATGAATCCCCCTTTTTTACTCTGTAATAAGCATAATTTGCCTGTGATGATGATTTTGGGGGTTTTGGTTGCGATACAACAGGTATGGTATCAAGTTTTGCAGTCAGCATATCATCTTTGCCAGGAGGAATCTTTAATGAGTATGAATCTTTTGGAATAATTTTTTTCCTTAATTCAGGATTAAGTTCTTTTAATTTATCAGGATCAACATTTATTGCCCGGGCAATATCTTGAAGAGACAGTTGTTTTTTGACAATAACAGTTTCATATTCAAGAGGAGAGTCTATTTTAATGGTATTTAATCCATATTTTTCAGGATTATTAACCATATGCAGGGTAGCAAAGAATCTGGGCACGTAATTAGCTGTTTCTCTAGGCAGTTTTTCATAAAGATCCCAGAAATTATCAAGATAATTAACATTTTGAGATCTTATGGTTTTAAGAACCCTGCCTTCTCCGCAATTGTAAGCTGCCAGAACTGTTGCCCAGTCTCCAAAAATTCGGTGTAATTCCTTGAGGTATGAAACAGCAGCAGTTGTTGATTTATCAGGATCAAGACGTTCATCTACATACATGTCACGATTCAGACCAAATTTATAGCCTGTTGATGGAATAAACTGCCAAAGTCCCAGTGCCCTTGCACTTGACAAAGCATTTGTTGTAAAGCCGCTTTCAATAAGGGGAAGCCATGAAAGTTCAGGAGGAAGCCCTGCTTTTTTTAATTTTTCAAGAATGGCTGGTCTGTATTTTCCTGCTCTTTTATAAGCGTTTTTGAAAAATTCACCTTTTGAAAGATTCTTTATTTCTTTTTTAACATAATCATTAAGGATTACAGGTATTTCATTATGCCGACCCTTTATGGAAGTATTTCTTGAAGCATATATTTCAAGGATACGTTTTGAAATAGTAAATCTCAGGTCTTCTTTCTGCTGTGTTAAATCTGGACTTTCTTCAGTATCTGCTTTTAATAATAATGAATAAGCATGATCCAGTGCATTAAGCGCTTTATCAGAATCACCTTTTTCCCAAAATTTTTGCGAAATATCACAAAATTCAAGGGCATCATTTAATTCAGGCAGAATTTCGATATTTTCATTGTCAGCATCTGCTAAATCATCCTCATGGTCGTTGTTTTCTAAATCTTCAATAGAAACATCATTATTATCCCTGAAATCAGGTATAGTCTTAATTTTTTTAACTTGAGAATATGATTTTTCAGAAGCAGCAGTACTTACTAAAGATTCATCTTTAAGAATGGCTGTACACCCACATAAAAAATTTAACAGCAAAAAGGTTAAAAAAGCGGTATGTAGTTTCATGTTTCAAAAGCCTTTAATAATAATGATGAAATAAAATTTAAATTCAATAGCCAAATTCTTGTAAAAAACATCATATCTTAGTTTTTCTAAAATATATCGCACATAATTAAACAGATACATTTAAATTTGTCAAGAATTTATCTATCAAATTTAAGATATGGCAGGATATTGTACTTTAATAAAAACTGGTAATTTGCATATTTTCTTTTCTTAATAGGCTAAAATAAAGAAAATAAGTATAAATCGCTAAAAATAGTTGAAATATTACTAAAATATGTATATAAACTGCTTTAATCAGTTTTAAAATGATTTAAACGATTAAAACAACGGTTGATATTTTTTATGAATATAGTTAAAAGTCCTTTCTTCTTGAGCGCATCATTTTTTGCTGCAATTAAGAATGCCAACGTAGCTCAGCTGGTAGAGCTACTGATTTG from the Desulfonema limicola genome contains:
- a CDS encoding HD domain-containing protein translates to MWNLFKSPVTISERLIDIGLLSEIWKGVSEPVSQCSQEKETPIGIESTWENGEISQFWEQYILPYHGDIGQVHLNIIRDLLKDLELYGKCPSIVINDNETSADYRVLADVSLLEHTLNVCRKARDILKTGEADYQMSMAKVMIASLAHDMGNIPEIAQQDWQMINSHTIKSFEWLKEKINHLGNKDKILEAVRFHHAGDKELKQYTGNKILSILRQADYAARESELKAYNLNNRASNEDIIQNIFDVKSSENLSDNLNSKVEKSESPDENRNNNQVTEDMFLKALANEISDNGFDAFWFNNCAYFSVKVLQKALNQLRQSLDQPTFHNAEDVRTFIDSRFTKMKKGRFRLRFMDKPRKYRPIKLYLYVTDAMPSDAIETKKTDIPHDSKGRWLKSLKPINNKTETV
- a CDS encoding response regulator, with the translated sequence MDYKKTVQIIDRHPLFRAGLKGVIESENEYRIVNESSTARQALNMADQLHPDIIILDLILPDMDGIKLTTELTDVSESSQIMVVSIHSKINYVVKSIQAGAKGYILKESGTDCLMDCLRRISTGKQFIDPSLSESLCELFRFINSPLVDNTQTQLTGREQEILHLVAENFTSKDIGKKLCISSKTVETHRYNLMKKLGLKNKVELIQYAINMGIVDMDVWKQGCRTG
- a CDS encoding LysM peptidoglycan-binding domain-containing protein, which codes for MKLHTAFLTFLLLNFLCGCTAILKDESLVSTAASEKSYSQVKKIKTIPDFRDNNDVSIEDLENNDHEDDLADADNENIEILPELNDALEFCDISQKFWEKGDSDKALNALDHAYSLLLKADTEESPDLTQQKEDLRFTISKRILEIYASRNTSIKGRHNEIPVILNDYVKKEIKNLSKGEFFKNAYKRAGKYRPAILEKLKKAGLPPELSWLPLIESGFTTNALSSARALGLWQFIPSTGYKFGLNRDMYVDERLDPDKSTTAAVSYLKELHRIFGDWATVLAAYNCGEGRVLKTIRSQNVNYLDNFWDLYEKLPRETANYVPRFFATLHMVNNPEKYGLNTIKIDSPLEYETVIVKKQLSLQDIARAINVDPDKLKELNPELRKKIIPKDSYSLKIPPGKDDMLTAKLDTIPVVSQPKPPKSSSQANYAYYRVKKGDSLSKIAKRYNTSVKTILSSNKMHKRHYIVAGNILKIPQTGKANYTGSKKSNHRYTTSTHIVKNGDSLWNIAQKYGTTTKIIHKFNKLPNNKLSIGQVLKIPGKGIKSSKKYLRTYKVKNGDVPIEIAKRHNMSLERLLKVNRLNQHSKIFPGQQLHVE